In Montipora capricornis isolate CH-2021 chromosome 4, ASM3666992v2, whole genome shotgun sequence, the DNA window TACGCTTGAGGGCCTTAACTTCCTCCTCAAAAGTTCTCATTTCACAAAATACCTCAAAATTACCGAGATCAATTGAGCGATATACTCTGGACAACTTAATAAACTTGCCTCCCATTAGCGAACAGTCAGAATTACATTCGAGCCAATGTTTGAACGAAGAGCGCAATTTCTTGTTCAACGGTTGAGAATGATTGTATTAAACTTTCTCAGAAAAGTTACTGAAGGACAAACGTTAAGTTGAGTATTTCTACACCGCTTCAACCCTTTCACTTCCTCCCGAAAAGTTTTCACTATCACAGAAGAGCACCTCACCGAAATTTACTGATGGACATCAGTTCATCTTAGCACAAGCCACGAAATCGGGAATCTAACCCCCTGCGATCTATCTTTGATACGAACACGTGCATGTTGGTCATGACTTTTACGAtcatttggtggctcctaaaagagccgttttgttttgttttttttttgctgaattaATCTACAGTCAGCGTAAAGCTTTAATGCTGCTTTTTCTCTGTCTTCTTTGGCAGAAGTACCGCTTGTATATTGGGAAGAACACCGCCCTGAGCAATGGTTACACCGGCAAGCAGTTTGTTCAATTCTTCGTCATTTCGGACGGCCAGCTGCAAGTGGCGTGGAATGATTCTGCTCTTCTTGTTGTCTCGGGCAGCGTTTCCGGCTAACTCGAGAATTTCAGCGCTCAGATATTCTAGCACCGCAGCCATGTACACAGGAGCACCAGCGCCAACTCGCTCTGCATAGTTGCCTTTTCGAAGGAGGCGATGAATGCGACCGACGGGAAATTGAAGACCTGCTCGGGATGATCGAGACTTGGACTTAGTGCCCTTAGCCTTGCCTTTGCCGCGTCCGGACATGttgctttttaaataaaacttAGCTTTCAGAGCGCTTATCTAATTTGACTGCATTAGGCTAGGAAAGGCTGGATTTTATTCCGATCTGATTGCACTCAGCGGATCGGCATGCACCAATCAAAAGTCGTAAGTTATGCAAAATACCTCTTTTTTAGCGGTATGACCGCCGATCAAGCGAAAATACTGCGACCTCGGTCCGCATACAAATTGATCCCATTGAAGTTTCCGTTATAAATAGTGATTGTACTCCCTTGCGTTATCAATTGCA includes these proteins:
- the LOC138046192 gene encoding histone H2A, with the protein product MSGRGKGKAKGTKSKSRSSRAGLQFPVGRIHRLLRKGNYAERVGAGAPVYMAAVLEYLSAEILELAGNAARDNKKSRIIPRHLQLAVRNDEELNKLLAGVTIAQGGVLPNIQAVLLPKKTEKKQH